One Chaetodon trifascialis isolate fChaTrf1 chromosome 12, fChaTrf1.hap1, whole genome shotgun sequence DNA window includes the following coding sequences:
- the LOC139340674 gene encoding lactase/phlorizin hydrolase-like has translation MFLAGPLTNQQVKSLDGKLSEGALDTFDCSQPIPPGTQQYFEYLQSRGVTHFKVPLSWAQLLPSSQSQQAVVTCYQTLLKQLLEVGLQPLVILHGSTVPDTLRSKYGGWESQELVEMFKQYAEFVFGEFGELADSWLTLSSFDELRDAELQHAVDAHTSIYHRYHQLFPSRVLSNEDCSVLGLDMVDMLYPVDTLPKSHSHQSHNNRNSLQTSSCSMTYCKIWSNFASLTSAERDAFLKESLPVDFQWATSSESFKVEGGWLEDGKGQTIWDRFGHENNVFDNQTADVACDSVHKVDYDVYLLRGLNVNTYQFSISWARIFPSGHWAKPSEKGALYYDKLINALIESGIHPVVTLYHWDLPQALQDHGGWTNTSIIEAFKNYADFCFSRFGDRVKTWNTFSSPWVVSHAGYGTGEHPPAEKDYVVASYQVTHNILKSHAEAWHLYNDKYRKQQGGKVGIALNSDWAEPTDPSRPEDLAAADRYLQFMLGWFAHPIFVDGDYPATLQNQIKEKKEECVSEPARLPVFTAEESKRIRGTADFFGLNHYTSRLVNHSDGGCIPGPQGVGNFQAHVDPSWSSTASDWIYSAPWGLRRLLNYISTEYLNVTRVPIYITGNGMPSEYSGDTLNDTHRIDYMKSYINEALKAIVLDGVDVQRFTVQSLMDGFEGKQGYSQRFGLHHINFEDADRPRTPKQSAYFYSDVIKQNGFGSPKGNVFKGAEMQLTRRPTALSPSEVPSKSKVVWEKFSLQSKFQRKMYHYGTFSQGFSWGVSSSAYQIEGGWNADGKGPSVWDTFTHKPGSILANGDVACDSYHRLEEDLYMLRALRVKSYRFSLSWSRIFPDGQRASLNLKGVDYYNRLIDGLMAYNITPMVTLYHWDLPQALQDLGGWENVNVTEFFNDFCDFCFATFGDRVKFWMTFNEPQTIAWSGYGLGQIPPNVKNPGTAPYRVAHNLIKAHAKAYHTYHDKYHKYQGGLVSIALSASWIEPKDVNVAREVAAADRALQFKVGWFAHPIFKTGDYPDAMKWQVGNKSELQGLSESRLPSFTDEEKSFIKGTADIFCVNHYTTKIASHVTARLNPQSYKYDQDLSEEEEEDSITTAISNQGVVAWGLRRLLNWIKKEYEDPEIYITENGMATDSETTVDDTVRVFYYKAYIDEALKAHNLDDVKVKGYIATSLMDSFEWLNGYKVGFGLHHVDFTNSNQPRTPKRSAHYYYQVIKDNGFPLPDDEKTLYGDFPKNFNWSTASASYQIEGSWRAHGKGLSIWDKFAHTPLKTSNGDNGDIACDSYNKINEDVEVLKKLKVTHYRFSVSWPRVLPDGTNNHINEAGLNYYHRLLDALETANIEPQVTLYHWDLPLALHRVGGWLNETIVQRFRDYADVLFSQFGNRVKFWITLNEPYIVANLGYGYGTFAPGIVRKQYTAAHNLIKAHAEAWHLYNDKYRATQRGLISITINSDWSEPRNPYKQEDVDAAKRYLQFLIGWFAHPIFNGDYPDLMKTIIRQRSLAAGLLESRLPEFTPQEIMRIKGTHDYFGFNHYTTVLSFPVSLGKQQDYEADRGTGTSHDRTWIESGSFWLKITPFGFRKILKFIKDEYGNPPIYVTENGISERGAVNLNDTHRSYYYENYINQALKAVLLDGVDLRGYTAWSLMDNFEWASGYSERFGLFYVNRSNPTLPRIPKNSASRYATIITCNGFPDPAFGPHDCLSPESEELVQTKLF, from the exons ATGTTTCTTGCAGGTCCCTTGACCAATCAACAGGTGAAGAGCCTGGATGGCAAACTCTCTGAAGGAGCACTGGACACCTTTGACTGCAGTCAACCCATACCTCCAGGCACTCAACAGTACTTTGAGTACCTCCAGAGCAGAGGGGTGACCCACTTCAAAGTGCCGCTGTCATGGGCTCAACTCTTACCTTCCAGCCAGTCTCAGCAGGCTGTGGTTACCTGTTACCAGACCCTGttgaaacagctgctggaggtgggcCTTCAACCTCTGGTCATCCTTCATGGATCTACAGTGCCAGACACTCTGAGGTCAAAGTATGGAGGCTGGGAGAGCCAGGAGCTGGTAGAGATGTTTAAGCAGTATGCTGAGTTTGTGTTTGGAGAGTTTGGAGAGCTGGCAGACTCCTGGCTGACACTGAGCAGCTTTGATGAGCTGAGGGATGCTGAGTTGCAACATGCTGTTGATGCACACACCAGCATCTATCACCGTTACCACCAGCTGTTTCCTAGCAGGG TGCTGAGCAATGAAGACTGCAGTGTTCTTGGACTTGACATGGTAGATATGCTGTATCCAGTTGACACGCTCCCAAAAAG TCATTCACACCAAAGTCACAATAACAGAAACAGTCTTCAAACATCATCATGTTCTATGACCTATTGCAAAATTTGGAGCAATTTTGCCTCTCTGACCTCAGCTGAACGAGATGCCTTCCTGAAGGAATCCCTTCCCGTTGACTTCCAATGGGCTACCTCCAGTGAGTCCTTCAAGGTTGAAGGAGGCTGGTTAGAAGATGGGAAAGGACAGACAATCTGGGACCGTTTTGgacatgaaaacaatgtttttgaTAATCAGACAGCTGATGTAGCTTGTGACAGTGTCCACAAGGTGGATTATGATGTCTACCTCCTGCGAGGTCTTAACGTCAACACCTACCAGTTTTCCATCTCCTGGGCCCGCATTTTCCCCTCAGGCCACTGGGCAAAGCCCTCAGAGAAAGGGGCTCTCTACTATGACAAGCTGATCAATGCTCTCATTGAGTCTGGCATACATCCTGTTGTCACTCTCTACCACTGGGATCTGCCCCAGGCACTACAGGACCATGGCGGATGGACAAACACTTCCATTATTGAAGCCTTCAAGAACTATGCAGACTTCTGCTTCTCCAGGTTTGGAGACAGGGTCAAGACCTGGAACACATTCAGTAGCCCATGGGTGGTGAGCCATGCTGGTTATGGCACTGGTGAGCATCCCCCTGCAGAAAAAGACTATGTGGTTGCCTCCTATcag GTCACTCACAATATACTCAAGTCCCATGCTGAGGCCTGGCATCTCTATAATGATAAGTACAGGAAGCAACAAGGCGGGAAAGTAGGCATTGCATTGAACTCTGACTGGGCTGAGCCTACAGACCCCTCCAGACCTGAAGACTTAGCAGCTGCAGATCGCTACCTGCAGTTCATGCTGGGCTGGTTTGCACATCCCATATTTGTGGATGGAGATTATCCTGCGACACTGCAGAAtcagataaaagagaaaaaagaagagtgcGTCTCTGAGCCTGCAAGACTCCCTGTTTTCACTGCTGAAGAGAGCAAGAGAATACGTGGAACAGCTGACTTTTTCGGATTAAACCACTACACCTCTCGGTTGGTCAACCACAGTGATGGTGGCTGCATCCCTGGTCCTCAGGGGGTTGGTAACTTCCAGGCACACGTGGACCCTTCATGGTCATCAACAGCTTCTGACTGGATCTATTCTGCACCTTGGGGTCTCAGAAGGCTTCTAAACTACATTTCTACAGAATACCTGAATGTTACCAGAGTGCCTATCTATATAACTGGGAATGGAATGCCTTCTGAGTACAGTGGTGACACTCTCAATGACACCCATCGAATAGACTACATGAAGAGTTACATCAATGAGGCCCTAAAAG CAATAGTGTTAGATGGAGTGGATGTGCAGCGATTCACAGTGCAGTCACTCATGGATGGATTTGAGGGAAAACAAGGGTACAGCCAAAGATTTGGTCTTCACCACATCAACTTTGAAGATGCAGACAGACCAAGAACCCCAAAGCAATCTGCATATTTCTACTCTGACGTTATAAAACAAAATGGATTTGGTTCACCCAAAGGCAATGTATTTAAAGGGGCAGAGATGCAACTCACCCGTCGTCCAACTGCTTTGTCACCGTCAGAGGTTCCATCTAAATCAAAGGTTGTCTGGGAGAAATTCTCACTCCAGTCAAAATTCCAGAGAAAAATGTACCACTACGGCACTTTTTCACAAGGATTCAGCTGGGGAGTATCGTCATCAGCTTACCAGATTGAAGGTGGCTGGAATGCTGATGGGAAGGGGCCCAGTGTCTGGGACACATTCACTCACAAGCCTGGCAGTATTCTTGCTAATGGAGATGTGGCCTGTGACAGCTATCACAGACTTGAAGAAGACCTCTACATGCTTCGTGCTCTGAGGGTGAAGTCGTACAGATTCTCTTTGTCCTGGTCCAGGATTTTTCCTGACGGTCAGCGCGCTTCCCTGAACCTGAAAGGTGTTGACTACTACAATAGACTCATTGATGGCCTCATGGCATATAACATCACTCCCATGGTGACACTCTACCACTGGGACCTCCCTCAAGCCTTGCAAGATCTTGGTGGCtgggaaaatgtaaatgtgactgAATTTTTTAATGACTTCTGTGACTTTTGCTTTGCCACCTTTGGAGACAGAGTGAAATTTTGGATGACTTTCAACGAGCCTCAGACAATTGCGTGGTCAGGATATGGACTTGGACAGATCCCCCCAAATGTTAAGAATCCAGGAACTGCACCATACAGAGTTGCACACAACCTTATAAAAGCACACGCTAAGGCTTACCACACTTACCATGATAAGTATCACAAATATCAAGGTGGTCTGGTATCCATTGCTCTCAGTGCCAGTTGGATCGAGCCTAAAGATGTTAATGTTGCCCGTGAAGTGGCAGCTGCCGATCGTGCTCTGCAGTTCAAAGTGGGTTGGTTTGCACACCCCATTTTCAAGACTGGTGACTATCCTGATGCAATGAAGTGGCAAGTTGGAAACAAAAGTGAGCTTCAAGGACTTTCAGAGTCAAGACTACCTTCCTTCACTGACGAAGAAAAGAGCTTTATTAAGGGAACTGCTGACATCTTCTGTGTAAATCATTACACTACAAAGATTGCAAGCCATGTTACAGCTCGGCTTAACCCTCAGTCTTATAAATATGACCAGGACTtgtcagaagaagaggaagaagattcGATAACTACTGCCATCAGTAACCAGGGAGTTGTTGCATGGGGCTTGAGACGACTCCTTAACTGGATCAAAAAGGAGTATGAAGATCCAGAAATTTACATTACTGAGAATGGAATGGCTACAGACAGTGAGACCACAGTTGATGACACAGTCCGAGTATTCTACTACAAAGCCTATATTGATGAGGCTTTAAAGG CTCATAATCTTGATGATGTAAAGGTGAAAGGGTACATAGCCACATCTCTCATGGATTCTTTTGAGTGGCTCAATGGGTACAAAGTAGGATTTGGGCTGCACCATGTAGACTTCACTAACTCCAACCAGCCAAGAACACCCAAACGCTCTGCTCACTATTATTACCAAGTCATTAAGGACAATGGCTTCCCGTTACCAGATGATGAGAAAACACTTTATGGAGACTTTCCCAAAAATTTTAACTGGAGTACTGCCAGTGCCTCTTACCAG ATTGAAGGGAGCTGGAGAGCTCATGGAAAGGGACTGAGTATCTGGGACAAGTTTGCCCATACTCCTCTGAAAACAAGCAATGGTGACAATGGCGATATTGCTTGTGATAGTTACAACAAGATAAATGAGGATGTGGAGGtgctgaagaagctgaaggtgACCCATTATCGCTTCTCTGTATCCTGGCCCAGAGTGCTTCCTGACGGCACCAACAACCACATTAATGAAGCTGGACTGAACTACTATCATAGACTACTGGATGCTTTGGAAACTGCTAACATTGAACCCCAG GTAACTCTGTACCACTGGGACCTCCCTCTGGCACTACACAGAGTGGGGGGCTGGTTGAATGAAACCATTGTCCAGAGATTTAGAGATTatgctgatgttttattcagcCAATTTGGAAACAGAGTGAAGTTCTGGATCACCCTAAATGAACCCTACATTGTAGCCAACCTTGGCTATGGATATGGTACCTTTGCTCCAG GCATTGTGCGCAAGCAGTATACTGCTGCACACAATCTGATTAAGGCCCATGCTGAGGCCTGGCACCTCTACAATGACAAGTACCGAGCAACGCAGCGTGGCCTCATCTCCATTACAATCAATTCTGATTGGTCGGAGCCAAGGAACCCTTATAAGCAAGAAGATGTGGATGCAGCCAAGCGCTACTTGCAG TTCCTCATTGGCTGGTTTGCCCATCCCATCTTCAACGGTGATTATCCAGActtaatgaaaacaatcattcgTCAAAGAAGCCTGGCTGCAGGTCTCCTTGAATCACG GCTTCCCGAGTTCACCCCTCAGGAAATCATGAGGATCAAAGGGACTCATGATTACTTTGGCTTCAACCATTACACCACAGTTCTTTCCTTCCCAGTCAGTTTGGGAAAGCAGCAGGATTATGAAGCTGACAG GGGCACTGGAACCTCCCATGACCGCACCTGGATTGAATCTGGCTCCTTCTGGCTGAAAATCACACCTTTTGGATTTAGGAAAATCCTCAAGTTTATCAAGGATGAGTATGGAAACCCACCCATCTATGTCACAGAGAATGGGATCTCAGAACGAGGAGCAGTGAACTTGAATGACACCCACAGATCGTACTACTATGAAAACTACATTAACCAGGCCCTGAAAG CTGTGCTTCTGGATGGAGTTGATCTGAGAGGCTACACAGCCTGGTCATTGATGGACAATTTCGAGTGGGCTTCTGGCTACTCTGAGCGATTTGGACTTTTCTATGTGAACCGCTCCAACCCCactcttcctcgcatccctaAAAACTCTGCTTCTCGCTATGCCACCATCATCACCTGCAATGGTTTCCCAGACCCGGCCTTCGGGCCCCATGACTGTTTGAGTCCTGAATCAGAAG agctggtgcagaccaagctcttttag
- the LOC139340675 gene encoding lactase/phlorizin hydrolase-like, with protein MNGVFDCSHPIPPGSRQYFEYLQSRGVTHFKVPLSWAQLLPTGLSSQPQQAVVTCYQTLLKLLHEAGLQPLVVLHGSTVPEALNSRYGGWESQQLVDMFQQYAEFAFQEFGALSPSWVTLSDLDDVQHDGQATGAPSPLQNVLQLNKNIYQLYHQRFPGRRLSLGLKASDVAILPQIKGSTTMDFLSVHIEYNCVSASNLAQELSRLRASSGDLPILIYKITTDGCFHNQFQLLGNLVQVLDNNDLNIVGWDVMDMLPKLDMWDIPTSRGILEYKGIAAIRNSYQNVWNTFGAQTTTEQDLLISQSFPPGFQWATSSESFKVEGGWLEDGKGQTIWDRFGHENNVFDNQTADVACDSVHKVDYDVYLLRGLNVNTYQFSISWARIFPSGHWAKPSEKGALYYDKLINALIESGIHPVVTLYHWDLPQALQDHGGWTNTSIIEAFKNYADFCFSRFGDRVKTWNTFSSPWVVSHAGYGTGEHPPAEKDYVVASYQVTHNILKSHAEAWHLYNDKYRKQQGGKVGIALNSDWAEPTDPSRPEDLAAADRYLQFMLGWFAHPIFVDGDYPATLQNQIKEKKEECVSEPARLPVFTAEESKRIRGTADFFGLNHYTSRLVNHSDGGCIPGPQGVGNFQAHVDPSWSSTASDWIYSAPWGLRRLLNYISTEYLNVTRVPIYITGNGMPTEYSGDTLNDTHRIDYMKSYINEALKAIVLDGVDVQRFTVQSLMDGFEGKQGYSQRFGLHHINFEDADRPRTPKQSAYFYSDIIKQNGFGSPKGNVFKGAEMQLTRRPTALSPSEVPSKSKVVWEKFSLQSKFQRKMYHYGTFSQGFSWGVSSSAYQIEGGWNADGKGPSVWDTFTHKPGSILANGDVACDSYHRLEEDLYMLRALRVKAYRFSLSWSRIFPDGQRASLNLKGVDYYNRLIDGLIAYNITPMVTLYHWDLPQALQDLDGWENVTVTEFFNDFCDFCFATFGDRVKFWMTFNEPQTIAWSGYGLGQIPPNVKNPGTAPYRVAHNLIKAHAKAYHTYHDKYRKYQGGLVSIALSASWIEPKDVNVPNEVAAADRALQFKVGWFAHPIFKTGDYPDAMKWQVGNKSELQGLSESRLPSFTDEEKSFIKGTADIFCVNHYTTKIARHATLTLKTQSYKYDQDLSEEEEEDSITTAISNQGAVAWGLRRLLNWIKEEYGDPEIYITENGVATDSETTVDDPARVFYYKTYIDEALKACDLDGVKLKGYIATSLMDSFEWLNGYKVGFGLHHVNFTNPNQPRTPKYSAHVYYQVIKNNGFPVPYDEMMHYGHFPDDFIWSTATAAYQIEGGWRADGKGLSIWDKFAHTPLRVSNDDNGDIACDSYHKIEEDVAILKQLKVTHYRFSISWPRVLPDGTTKHINEAGLNYYDRLVDALLAANIQPHITLHHWDLPLALQDIGGWENETIIAKFRDYADLIFDRLGHKVKFWITINEPYNIAAVGNGYGAAAPGNSFRPGTLPYIVAHSLIKAHAEVWHLYNDKYRAKQNGVISITINSDWAEPRNPYKQEDIDAARRVVQFTLGWFAHPIFNGDYSNMMKTIIRERSLAGNLPKSRLPEFTPDEINRIKGTYDYFGFNHYTTVLAFNLDYKNLQHIDGDRSAGTIHDRTALDSGSAWLKITPFGFRRILNFIKEEYGNPPIIITENGISERGPIDLNDAHRSYYYEKYINQVLKAALLDNVDIRGYTAWSLMDNLEWATGFSERFGLFYVNRSDPKLPRVAKKSVANYSTIIKCNGFPDPAYGPHECMTSVPESTESSGYTVSFLGMELSIGEAEIGLYTTFALLVVSVMHQSME; from the exons ATGAATGGTGTCTTTGACTGCAGTCATCCCATACCTCCAGGCTCTAGACAGTACTTTGAGTACCTCCAGAGCAGAGGGGTGACTCACTTCAAAGTGCCGCTGTCATGGGCTCAGCTCCTGCCGACAGGCCTCTCAAGCCAGCCGCAACAGGCTGTGGTTACCTGTTACCAgactctgctgaagctgctgcacgAGGCGGGCCTGCAGCCTCTGGTCGTCCTTCATGGTTCCACAGTGCCAGAAGCTCTGAATTCAAGGTATGGCGGCTGGGAGAGCCAGCAGCTAGTTGACATGTTCCAGCAGTATGCTGAGTTTGCCTTCCAAGAGTTTGGAGCTCTGTCACCCTCATGGGTGACGCTGAGTGACTTGGACGATGTTCAACATGATGGGCAGGCTACAGGTGCTCCCAGTCCTCTGCAAAATGTCCTCCAACTCAACAAGAACATTTACCAGCTCTACCATCAACGGTTTCCTG GGAGACGTCTGTCTCTTGGGTTGAAAGCCAGCGATGTTGCAATTCTTCCACAGATCAAAGGTTCAACTACA ATGGATTTCTTGTCAGTGCACATTGAATACAACTGTGTCTCTGCATCAAACTTAGCACAGGAGCTGAGCCGCTTAAGG GCGTCCAGTGGAGATTTGCCTATCCTGATATACAAGATCACTACTGATGGCTGTTTCCACAATCAATTCCAGCTCCTTGGCAATTTAGTACAAG TCCTGGACAACAATGATCTGAACATTGTGGGATGGGATGTGATGGATATGTTGCCTAAGCTGGACATGTGGGACATCCCAACCAG CCGTGGTATTTTAGAGTATAAAGGAATTGCAGCAATTAGAAATAGTTACCAGAATGTGTGGAATACGTTTGGGGCCCAGACAACTACAGAACAAGATCTTTTGATCAGTCAATCATTCCCCCCTGGTTTCCAATGGGCTACCTCCAGTGAGTCCTTCAAGGTTGAAGGAGGCTGGTTAGAAGATGGAAAAGGACAGACAATCTGGGACCGTTTTGgacatgaaaacaatgtttttgaTAATCAGACAGCTGATGTAGCTTGTGACAGTGTCCACAAGGTGGATTATGATGTCTACCTCCTGCGAGGTCTTAACGTCAACACCTACCAGTTTTCCATCTCCTGGGCCCGCATTTTCCCCTCAGGCCACTGGGCAAAGCCCTCAGAGAAAGGGGCTCTCTACTATGACAAGCTGATCAATGCTCTCATTGAGTCTGGCATACATCCTGTTGTCACTCTCTACCACTGGGATCTGCCCCAGGCACTACAGGACCATGGCGGATGGACAAACACTTCCATTATTGAAGCCTTCAAGAACTATGCAGACTTCTGCTTCTCCAGGTTTGGAGACAGGGTCAAGACCTGGAACACATTCAGTAGCCCATGGGTGGTGAGCCATGCTGGTTATGGCACTGGTGAGCATCCCCCTGCAGAAAAAGACTATGTGGTTGCCTCCTATcag GTCACTCACAATATACTCAAGTCCCATGCTGAGGCCTGGCATCTCTATAATGATAAGTACAGGAAGCAACAAGGCGGGAAAGTAGGCATTGCATTGAACTCTGACTGGGCTGAGCCTACAGACCCCTCCAGACCTGAAGACTTAGCAGCTGCAGATCGCTACCTGCAGTTCATGCTGGGCTGGTTTGCACATCCCATATTTGTGGATGGAGATTATCCTGCGACACTGCAGAAtcagataaaagagaaaaaagaagagtgcGTCTCTGAGCCTGCAAGACTCCCTGTTTTCACTGCTGAAGAGAGCAAGAGAATACGTGGAACAGCTGACTTTTTCGGATTAAACCACTACACCTCTCGGTTGGTCAACCACAGTGATGGTGGCTGCATCCCTGGTCCTCAGGGGGTTGGTAACTTCCAGGCACACGTGGACCCTTCATGGTCGTCAACAGCTTCTGACTGGATCTATTCTGCACCTTGGGGTCTCAGAAGGCTTCTAAACTACATTTCTACAGAATACCTAAATGTTACCAGAGTGCCTATCTATATAACTGGGAATGGAATGCCTACTGAGTACAGTGGTGACACTCTCAATGACACCCATCGAATAGACTACATGAAGAGTTACATCAATGAGGCCCTAAAAG CAATAGTGTTAGATGGAGTGGATGTGCAGCGATTTACAGTGCAGTCACTCATGGATGGATTTGAGGGAAAACAAGGGTACAGCCAAAGATTTGGTCTTCACCACATCAACTTTGAAGATGCAGACAGACCAAGAACCCCAAAGCAATCTGCATATTTCTACTCTGACATTATAAAACAAAATGGATTTGGTTCACCCAAAGGCAATGTATTTAAAGGGGCAGAGATGCAACTCACCCGTCGTCCAACTGCTTTGTCACCGTCAGAGGTTCCATCTAAATCAAAGGTTGTCTGGGAGAAATTCTCACTCCAGTCAAAATTCCAGAGAAAAATGTACCACTACGGCACTTTTTCACAAGGATTCAGCTGGGGAGTATCGTCATCAGCTTACCAGATTGAAGGTGGCTGGAATGCTGATGGGAAGGGGCCCAGCGTCTGGGACACATTCACTCACAAGCCTGGCAGTATTCTTGCTAATGGAGATGTGGCCTGTGACAGCTATCACAGACTTGAAGAAGACCTCTACATGCTTCGTGCTCTGAGGGTGAAGGCGTACAGATTCTCTTTGTCCTGGTCCAGGATTTTTCCTGATGGTCAGCGTGCCTCCCTGAACCTGAAAGGTGTTGACTACTACAACAGACTCATTGATGGCCTCATAGCATATAACATCACTCCCATGGTGACACTCTACCACTGGGACCTCCCTCAAGCCTTGCAAGATCTTGATGGCTGGGAAAATGTAACTGTGACTGaattttttaatgacttttgtGACTTTTGCTTTGCCACCTTTGGAGACAGAGTGAAATTTTGGATGACCTTCAACGAGCCTCAGACAATTGCGTGGTCAGGATATGGACTTGGACAGATCCCCCCAAATGTTAAGAATCCAGGAACTGCACCATACAGAGTTGCACACAACCTTATAAAAGCACACGCTAAGGCTTACCACACTTACCATGATAAGTATCGCAAATATCAAGGTGGTCTGGTATCCATTGCTCTCAGTGCCAGTTGGATCGAGCCTAAAGATGTTAATGTCCCAAATGAAGTGGCAGCTGCTGATCGTGCTCTGCAGTTCAAAGTGGGTTGGTTTGCACACCCCATTTTCAAGACTGGTGACTATCCTGATGCAATGAAGTGGCAAGTTGGAAACAAAAGTGAGCTTCAAGGACTGTCAGAGTCAAGACTACCTTCCTTCACTGACGAAGAAAAGAGCTTCATTAAGGGAACTGCTGACATCTTCTGTGTAAATCATTACACCACAAAGATTGCACGGCATGCTACATTGACACTTAAAACACAATCTTATAAATATGACCAGGACTtgtcagaagaagaggaagaagattcGATAACTACTGCCATCAGTAACCAGGGAGCTGTTGCATGGGGTTTGAGAAGACTCCTTAACTGGATCAAAGAGGAGTATGGAGATCCAGAGATTTACATTACTGAGAATGGGGTGGCTACAGACAGTGAGACCACAGTTGATGACCCTGCCAGAGTATTTTATTACAAGACCTATATTGATGAGGCTTTGAAAG CCTGTGACCTTGATGGTGTGAAGCTGAAAGGGTACATAGCGACGTCTCTCATGGATTCTTTTGAGTGGCTCAATGGGTACAAGGTTGGATTTGGTTTACACCATGTGAATTTCACTAACCCAAACCAGCCAAGGACACCCAAATATTCGGCTCATGTCTACTACCAAGTTATAAAAAACAATGGTTTTCCTGTGCCATATGATGAGATGATGCATTATGGACATTTCCCAGATGATTTTATTTGGAGCACTGCAACAGCAGCCTATCAG ATTGAAGGAGGATGGAGAGCAGATGGAAAAGGTCTCAGTATTTGGGACAAGTTTGCTCACACTCCTCTCCGAGTGTCCAATGATGACAATGGGGACATAGCCTGTGACAGTTACCATAAAATAGAAGAGGATGTTGCAATATTGAAGCAACTCAAAGTGACCCATTATCGATTCTCCATATCCTGGCCGAGGGTGCTTCCTGATGGCACCACGAAGCACATAAATGAGGCTGGACTTAACTATTACGACAGACTGGTGGATGCTCTGCTTGCTGCAAACATCCAACCTCAT ATCACTCTCCACCATTGGGACCTTCCACTAGCTCTGCAGGATATTGGGGGCTGGGAGAATGAGACTATTATTGCCAAATTCAGGGATTATGCCGACCTCATCTTTGACCGTCTTGGCCACAAAGTTAAATTTTGGATCACCATTAATGAGCCCTACAATATAGCAGCTGTAGGTAATGGCTATGGAGCAGCTGCCCCAG gaaACAGTTTCCGACCAGGCACTCTGCCCTATATTGTGGCTCACAGCCTTATTAAAGCTCACGCTGAGGTCTGGCACCTCTACAATGACAAGTACAGGGCCAAACAGAATGGCGTGATCTCCATTACCATCAACTCTGACTGGGCTGAACCCAGAAATCCCTATAAGCAGGAGGACATTGACGCTGCCAGACGTGTGGTGCAG TTCACCCTTGGCTGGTTTGCCCATCCCATATTTAACGGAGACTACAGCAACATGATGAAGACAATCATTCGAGAGCGAAGCTTAGCTGGCAATCTGCCAAAATCTCG GCTGCCGGAGTTCACTCCTGATGAGATTAATAGGATTAAAGGTACCTATGATTATTTTGGGTTCAACCATTATACCACGGTCCTGGCATTCAATTTGGACTATAAAAATCTTCAGCACATTGATGGTGATAG GAGTGCAGGAACAATTCATGATCGCACTGCGCTGGATTCGGGTTCAGCCTGGCTGAAGATCACACCATTCGGATTCCGGAGAATATTAAACTTCATTAAGGAGGAGTATGGAAATCCACCTATCATCATCACAGAAAATGGTATCTCAGAGCGGGGGCCTATTGACCTAAATGATGCTCACCGGAGCTACTATTATGAAAAATACATCAACCAGGTGCTAAAAG CTGCCTTGCTAGATAATGTGGATATCCGTGGTTACACAGCTTGGTCGCTGATGGACAACCTGGAGTGGGCCACTGGCTTTTCAGAGAGATTTGGCCTTTTCTATGTCAATCGCTCAGACCCTAAACTGCCTCGAGTGGCCAAGAAATCTGTTGCCAACTACTCCACCATCATCAAGTGTAATGGATTTCCTGACCCCGCCTATGGGCCCCATGAGTGCATGACCTCCGTACCTGAAAGTACAG AATCCAGTGGCTACACTGTGAGCTTCCTGGGAATGGAGCTCTCTATCGGTGAAGCTGAGATCGGACTTTACACCACCTTTGCTCTACTGGTCgtttcagt AATGCACCAGTCCATGGAGTGA